A single Xylella taiwanensis DNA region contains:
- the argH gene encoding argininosuccinate lyase — protein sequence MATLLWQKPGVAVDANIQAFLAADDVLLDREFFLYDIAASTAHAQGLQRIGILSPDELDGLLCELEVLATEYRNGAFVLDAQYEDGHSAIESRLTERLGDTGRKIHTGRSRNDQILVATRLWLKDRLAHLGALNRDIAQRALQRAAAEQHLPMPGYTHLQRAVVSSAGMWWAGWAEAFIDNAVRAADTLALIDCNPLGTAAGYGVNIPLDRAHTTAALGFARLQVNPISAQLSRGKFELAALEALGSATLDLRRIAWDLSLFTSSEFAFIALPPEYSTGSSIMPNKRNPDVIELMRATHASVAAARTEIEQLLSLPSGYHRDLQSSKGAVVRGFSRGLAALQLLPALLSRLEWREASLRAAIDAGMYATDAAIEAAVAGVPFREAYQIAATAAGAAAQGRTPEGSLTARVSPGAAADLCLDALHARWQTLVQPTSMCGSDAR from the coding sequence ATGGCGACCCTGTTATGGCAGAAACCCGGCGTGGCAGTTGACGCCAACATTCAGGCGTTCCTGGCCGCTGACGATGTCCTGTTAGACCGCGAATTCTTCCTTTACGACATCGCTGCCAGCACCGCCCATGCGCAAGGCCTACAGCGCATTGGCATCCTCTCACCGGATGAATTGGATGGCTTGTTGTGTGAGCTGGAAGTGCTCGCCACGGAGTACCGCAACGGCGCATTCGTACTGGATGCACAGTACGAGGACGGCCACTCAGCGATTGAAAGCCGTTTGACCGAACGCCTCGGGGATACCGGCCGCAAGATTCACACCGGCCGCAGCCGGAACGACCAAATCCTAGTGGCGACCCGCTTATGGCTCAAGGACAGGCTCGCGCATCTAGGTGCCTTGAACCGTGACATTGCCCAACGTGCATTACAGCGTGCCGCCGCAGAACAGCACCTGCCGATGCCCGGTTACACCCATCTGCAGCGCGCCGTGGTGTCCTCGGCGGGCATGTGGTGGGCCGGTTGGGCGGAGGCCTTCATCGATAACGCGGTGCGTGCCGCCGATACCCTAGCCCTGATCGATTGCAATCCCCTCGGCACTGCGGCCGGCTATGGCGTCAACATCCCGCTGGACCGTGCTCATACCACCGCCGCACTCGGCTTTGCACGGTTGCAGGTGAATCCCATCAGTGCACAACTGTCGCGCGGCAAGTTCGAACTGGCCGCATTGGAAGCGCTGGGGAGTGCCACCTTGGATCTGCGCCGTATCGCTTGGGATCTCTCCTTGTTTACCAGCAGCGAATTCGCTTTCATCGCCTTACCGCCTGAATACAGCACCGGCAGCTCGATCATGCCCAACAAGCGCAACCCGGACGTGATCGAACTGATGCGCGCCACGCATGCCAGCGTGGCCGCCGCACGCACCGAGATTGAACAACTCCTGTCACTGCCGTCCGGCTATCACCGCGATCTCCAGAGCAGCAAAGGGGCGGTCGTCCGTGGCTTCAGCCGCGGCCTGGCAGCGTTGCAGCTCTTGCCGGCCCTACTGTCCCGCCTGGAGTGGCGCGAAGCCAGTCTGCGTGCAGCGATCGATGCGGGCATGTATGCCACTGATGCGGCGATCGAAGCGGCCGTGGCGGGCGTTCCATTCCGTGAGGCCTACCAGATCGCCGCCACAGCGGCCGGTGCCGCTGCGCAGGGCCGCACCCCGGAAGGCAGCCTCACCGCACGTGTCTCTCCAGGCGCTGCCGCTGATTTGTGCCTGGATGCGTTGCATGCCCGTTGGCAGACGTTGGTGCAACCCACGTCCATGTGTGGGAGCGATGCGCGATGA
- the proB gene encoding glutamate 5-kinase: protein MIDTHPHTASRFSEQRIPVWRRAVLKVGSSLLAADGGGLSPRFALGLAHFVSANLAVGRELVIVSSGAVAAGRAVIPRLAESGSALAARQALAALGQAQLIELWQRFFDRPVAQVLLTHDDLRNRRRYLNARATLRELLRLGALPVVNENDTVSVDELKLGDNDNLAAIVAALVDAEALFIATDIDGLYSADPRRHPDAQPLNEVRALTPEVLAMAGGSGSGVGTGGMRTKLEAAAKAGAAGIETYLFNGRSAEVVRALAQHRLCGTRIHAGCTRIAARKYWLRHAPVEPGVIFIDAGAAMALAQQGASLLPGGVCGAAGEFRRGDMVQMGTRGADDQVQLLARGIVQYSAADVRRMAGCHSRDIEALLGYTYGGNVVHRDDLVLL from the coding sequence ATGATCGACACCCATCCCCACACCGCATCTCGCTTCTCTGAACAACGGATCCCCGTATGGCGCAGGGCCGTCCTCAAAGTGGGCAGCAGTCTGCTCGCCGCTGATGGCGGCGGCCTCTCACCGCGCTTTGCACTGGGTTTGGCACACTTCGTCTCGGCCAACCTGGCCGTCGGGCGTGAACTGGTGATCGTCTCCTCTGGGGCGGTCGCGGCCGGGCGCGCCGTGATCCCGCGTCTGGCCGAATCTGGGAGCGCCCTAGCGGCGCGCCAGGCGTTGGCCGCCCTTGGCCAAGCGCAACTCATCGAACTATGGCAGCGCTTCTTCGACCGTCCAGTGGCCCAGGTGTTGCTGACCCACGACGACCTGCGTAACCGCCGCCGCTACCTGAATGCCCGTGCGACGTTGCGTGAATTACTGCGGCTGGGTGCCTTGCCAGTGGTCAATGAGAACGACACCGTTTCGGTCGACGAGCTGAAGCTGGGCGACAACGATAACCTCGCGGCGATTGTTGCTGCGCTGGTCGATGCCGAAGCGTTATTTATCGCCACCGATATCGACGGTTTATACAGCGCCGACCCACGCCGCCATCCTGATGCACAGCCGTTGAATGAGGTCCGCGCGTTGACCCCCGAGGTGCTCGCCATGGCGGGCGGCAGCGGCAGTGGTGTCGGCACCGGCGGCATGCGTACCAAACTTGAGGCGGCGGCCAAAGCGGGTGCGGCAGGCATTGAGACGTATTTGTTTAATGGGCGCAGCGCTGAGGTGGTACGCGCTCTGGCGCAACACCGGCTCTGCGGCACGCGGATCCATGCAGGGTGTACCCGCATTGCGGCGCGTAAATATTGGTTGCGTCACGCCCCGGTGGAGCCGGGGGTGATTTTCATTGATGCCGGTGCGGCGATGGCCTTGGCACAGCAGGGCGCTTCGTTGCTTCCGGGCGGCGTGTGTGGTGCTGCAGGTGAGTTCCGCCGTGGCGATATGGTCCAGATGGGTACACGTGGCGCAGATGACCAGGTCCAGCTGCTGGCCCGCGGTATCGTCCAATACTCGGCGGCGGATGTGCGCCGCATGGCTGGTTGCCATTCCCGCGATATCGAGGCGTTGCTCGGCTACACCTATGGCGGGAATGTTGTCCACCGCGATGATTTAGTGCTCCTCTGA
- a CDS encoding glutamate-5-semialdehyde dehydrogenase → MSHMKHLALQCRDAARMLATLSSDAKRRLLESMAAALEADAGGILTANASDLEAARTQGAGSAMLDRLALNPKRLAGMADALRDIAALPDPVGQVTREDVRPNGLCVQKVRVPLGVIAMIYEARPNVTADAAALCIKAGNGVILRGGSEAIRSNSAIAAALQRALRVAGVPEAALILVEDVRRQTMLELVQLSDVIDLVIPRGGEGLIRFVAEHARVPVIKHYKGVCHQFVDASADIDVAVRLLIDGKTTRPAACNALETLLVHADIAARFLPAAAAALRAYGVELRGDPATRAFLPDVALASEIDYAAEYLDLILAVRVVPSLEAALEHIRRYGSDHTEVIVTGDRANADTFVQALHAAVVMVNASSRFSDGGALGLGAEIGISTTRLHAYGPMGLEALTVERFVVRGEGQVRH, encoded by the coding sequence ATGTCCCATATGAAACACCTTGCCTTGCAATGCCGCGACGCCGCCCGAATGCTGGCCACGTTATCCTCGGATGCTAAGCGCCGCTTACTTGAATCAATGGCCGCCGCCTTGGAGGCCGATGCTGGAGGAATCCTGACGGCCAATGCATCCGATTTGGAGGCGGCCCGCACCCAAGGTGCCGGCAGTGCCATGCTCGACAGACTTGCCCTGAATCCCAAACGCCTCGCCGGTATGGCCGATGCGTTACGTGACATTGCCGCGTTGCCGGATCCGGTGGGCCAGGTGACGCGGGAGGACGTGCGTCCCAATGGCCTGTGTGTGCAGAAAGTACGGGTGCCGCTGGGCGTCATTGCGATGATCTACGAAGCCAGGCCCAATGTAACGGCCGATGCCGCTGCACTGTGTATCAAAGCGGGCAATGGGGTGATCTTGCGTGGTGGTTCGGAGGCGATCCGATCCAATAGTGCGATTGCCGCGGCATTGCAGCGTGCATTGCGTGTGGCTGGAGTGCCTGAAGCCGCGCTGATTCTGGTCGAGGATGTGCGTCGCCAGACCATGCTGGAGCTGGTGCAGCTCAGCGACGTGATTGACCTGGTGATTCCGCGTGGTGGCGAGGGCTTGATTCGCTTTGTTGCCGAACATGCGCGTGTCCCGGTGATCAAGCATTACAAGGGCGTGTGTCATCAGTTTGTCGATGCTTCTGCCGATATCGATGTGGCGGTGCGTCTACTGATCGACGGAAAAACCACCCGTCCTGCGGCATGCAATGCACTGGAGACCTTGCTGGTGCATGCCGATATCGCCGCACGTTTCCTGCCCGCGGCGGCGGCGGCGTTACGTGCCTATGGTGTCGAACTGCGTGGTGACCCAGCCACCCGCGCCTTTCTTCCGGATGTGGCACTGGCCAGCGAAATCGATTACGCCGCCGAGTATCTCGACTTAATCCTGGCGGTGCGTGTTGTCCCCAGTCTTGAGGCGGCGCTTGAACATATTCGCCGCTACGGTTCGGACCACACCGAGGTGATCGTGACTGGTGATCGGGCGAACGCCGACACCTTTGTGCAGGCGTTACATGCGGCGGTGGTGATGGTCAATGCCTCCTCGCGTTTTTCCGATGGGGGCGCCCTGGGATTGGGCGCGGAGATCGGTATCTCGACCACACGGCTACATGCCTATGGCCCAATGGGATTGGAGGCATTGACGGTAGAGCGCTTCGTGGTGCGCGGTGAGGGCCAAGTGCGGCACTGA
- a CDS encoding recombinase family protein, translated as MQGHRIGYVRVSSFDQNPERQLEQVQVDKVFTDTASGKDTQRPQLDILLSFVREGDTVVVHRMDRLARNLDDLRHLVQKLTQCGVRVECVKECLIFTGEDSPMANLMRSVMGAFAAFERVLIRECQREGIALAKQRGAYRGRKKALAPKRVADLRRRVAAGDKKTPLARELGISRETLYQYLRKDD; from the coding sequence TTGCAGGGGCATCGTATCGGTTACGTCCGTGTCAGCAGCTTCGACCAGAACCCGGAACGGCAATTGGAACAGGTCCAGGTAGATAAGGTGTTCACCGACACGGCGTCGGGTAAGGACACCCAACGGCCGCAGCTCGACATCCTGTTGTCATTCGTGCGCGAAGGCGACACGGTGGTGGTGCACCGCATGGATCGCCTAGCGCGCAACCTCGACGACCTGCGCCACCTGGTACAGAAGCTCACCCAGTGCGGTGTACGCGTTGAGTGCGTCAAGGAATGCCTGATCTTCACGGGCGAGGACTCGCCGATGGCGAACTTGATGCGCTCGGTGATGGGCGCATTCGCTGCGTTTGAGCGCGTCTTGATCCGTGAGTGCCAGCGCGAGGGCATCGCGCTCGCCAAGCAACGCGGGGCCTACCGTGGCCGCAAAAAGGCGCTCGCGCCGAAGCGGGTGGCCGATTTGCGGCGTCGCGTCGCTGCCGGCGACAAGAAGACACCACTTGCACGCGAGTTGGGCATCAGTCGGGAAACTCTGTATCAATACCTGAGAAAGGACGACTGA
- a CDS encoding trypsin-like serine peptidase, translating into MKTIKLAPLSLFLFIPIAFADSGIDEQNPEQRFIIDIPRSPLSTQESAEKYWTEERIRAAKPKRIVLSAEEASRMETEARFKSSMLNNEEKEKTLVIESSPGGDGSPIPKGVKGVVEEADVDQYPFSNAGILYFTEANGVDNACTAEFVGSNRVLMTAAHCLVDDNGKWYKNIVFHPRSRGKNRIEILKTACKGVPDGAVTQTGRDLRKDYGFITTYKKNPSWLGLRSGVPYTEWAAIGYPINYGNALYLQRVYGFKGTTFSGVSDGIVEMKDNPMENGSSGGAWIGKLNNSKKPRGNYVIGLNSFFFGDGSTFSPYFNKDVFDLLDKVKQACNIE; encoded by the coding sequence ATGAAAACTATCAAATTAGCTCCGCTTTCATTATTCCTTTTTATACCAATCGCTTTTGCTGATTCTGGTATTGATGAACAGAATCCTGAGCAGAGATTCATCATAGATATACCCCGCTCTCCTCTTTCTACTCAGGAATCTGCAGAAAAGTATTGGACTGAGGAAAGAATACGTGCCGCAAAACCGAAGCGCATCGTACTCTCAGCAGAGGAAGCATCAAGAATGGAGACCGAAGCAAGATTCAAAAGCTCCATGTTGAATAATGAAGAAAAAGAAAAAACATTAGTCATAGAATCCTCCCCTGGGGGGGATGGCTCTCCTATCCCTAAGGGTGTCAAAGGCGTTGTTGAAGAAGCTGATGTAGACCAATACCCTTTCTCGAATGCGGGTATACTATATTTCACAGAAGCGAATGGAGTTGACAATGCTTGCACTGCTGAATTTGTCGGCAGCAATCGGGTTTTGATGACTGCGGCCCACTGCCTAGTGGATGACAATGGAAAATGGTATAAGAATATTGTATTCCATCCTCGTTCACGTGGAAAAAACAGGATTGAAATTTTAAAAACAGCTTGTAAAGGTGTTCCAGATGGTGCGGTAACGCAAACTGGAAGAGATTTGAGGAAAGATTACGGTTTTATTACTACATATAAAAAGAACCCTAGCTGGCTTGGATTGAGAAGTGGCGTACCTTACACAGAATGGGCAGCCATTGGTTATCCCATCAATTATGGGAATGCTCTTTACTTACAGAGAGTTTACGGTTTCAAAGGCACCACCTTTAGTGGCGTCTCTGATGGCATTGTTGAAATGAAAGATAATCCAATGGAAAATGGTTCAAGCGGTGGAGCTTGGATTGGTAAACTAAACAACAGTAAAAAACCCCGTGGGAATTATGTTATTGGTCTAAATTCATTTTTTTTCGGCGATGGTTCAACGTTTAGCCCTTATTTTAATAAAGATGTTTTTGATCTTTTAGATAAAGTAAAACAAGCCTGTAATATAGAATAA
- a CDS encoding right-handed parallel beta-helix repeat-containing protein, giving the protein MNPFFLFSIRFFFLCGIAICMQWPLQGFAKDMFIAPDGSDKNIGTLDSPMATLMAAQEKVSSGDVIYLRGGIYHLKIENVSTADANYVVVNDITKDHISYVAYEREVPVFDFSSVKPVDKRVAAFRISCDGCVFRGFEIVGVQITIAGRHTQSEAIRVQGGNNNLFERLSIHDGMGIGWYLVSGSNNVVRNVDVYNNKGLDAFSNGNIDGFGVHPSSDSGTGNMIYGSRAWFNSDDGFDLINAHAPVSIVNCWAFYNGYDIDFNALGDGNGFKAGGYGANGKPYPRSVPRHTVKFSLAVGNRSSGFYANHHVGGQNWINNTAIGNKRANYNMLSVLSDNRTNVPGYGHYMRNNLGYGGKVEIANLGSASDNDISSNYFTLPIKVRSGDFVSLDPHELTAPRQPNGELPTIHFARLASGSAAIDAGVNIGEPFEGKAPDLGAFEATHHPVPEGRFHHHHPAFSR; this is encoded by the coding sequence ATGAATCCATTTTTTTTGTTTTCCATAAGATTTTTTTTCCTGTGTGGAATTGCTATTTGCATGCAATGGCCATTACAGGGCTTTGCAAAGGATATGTTTATTGCTCCTGATGGATCTGATAAAAACATCGGAACACTGGACTCTCCAATGGCGACGCTCATGGCGGCTCAGGAAAAAGTTTCGAGCGGTGATGTTATCTATTTAAGGGGCGGTATTTATCACTTAAAGATAGAAAATGTCTCTACGGCTGATGCGAACTACGTGGTTGTGAACGACATAACGAAAGACCATATTTCTTATGTGGCTTATGAGAGAGAGGTGCCGGTGTTCGATTTTTCGTCGGTCAAGCCAGTAGACAAACGTGTTGCAGCCTTTCGGATCAGTTGTGATGGCTGTGTTTTCCGGGGATTCGAGATCGTCGGTGTTCAGATCACCATTGCTGGCAGACATACGCAGTCGGAAGCGATACGGGTTCAGGGTGGCAACAACAATCTATTCGAGCGATTGTCAATTCATGATGGGATGGGGATCGGATGGTATCTCGTGTCGGGAAGCAATAATGTGGTTCGCAATGTCGACGTTTATAACAACAAGGGATTGGATGCATTCTCTAACGGTAATATCGACGGATTCGGTGTTCATCCTTCCTCCGATTCTGGAACAGGGAATATGATTTATGGAAGCCGTGCTTGGTTTAATAGTGATGATGGGTTTGATCTTATTAATGCTCATGCTCCGGTGAGCATTGTTAATTGCTGGGCTTTTTACAATGGCTACGATATTGACTTTAACGCGTTAGGCGACGGAAACGGCTTCAAGGCAGGTGGTTACGGAGCGAATGGAAAGCCCTATCCGCGCTCGGTGCCTCGGCATACAGTGAAATTCTCGCTTGCGGTCGGCAACCGCTCTTCTGGATTTTATGCCAATCATCATGTTGGCGGTCAGAATTGGATCAATAACACCGCAATAGGAAATAAGAGAGCGAATTACAATATGTTGTCAGTGTTGTCTGATAACAGGACGAATGTTCCAGGTTATGGCCATTACATGAGAAATAATCTTGGATATGGTGGGAAAGTCGAGATTGCTAACCTTGGCAGTGCCTCAGACAACGATATTTCATCGAATTATTTTACGCTTCCTATAAAAGTCCGTTCAGGAGATTTTGTAAGTTTGGATCCTCATGAATTGACCGCTCCTCGTCAACCCAACGGGGAATTGCCGACGATTCACTTTGCAAGACTTGCATCTGGAAGTGCAGCGATTGATGCAGGAGTGAATATCGGTGAGCCTTTCGAGGGCAAGGCGCCAGATCTGGGTGCATTTGAGGCAACACATCACCCAGTTCCTGAGGGCCGTTTTCACCATCACCATCCAGCATTTTCCAGATGA
- a CDS encoding recombinase family protein produces the protein MPLTAIRIGYARVSTKDQDTAAQIGALTSAGCELIFQEKASSGRWERPELHQLLGQLHKGDVVVVWKLDRLSRSLKDVLTLMDKIQHASTGFQSLTETIDTTPPAGRMMMQMVGAFAECERAILHERTKHGLDAARKDGRIGGRRPKLKAPQALEIVHLVRTGQKTAADAARLFNVHPATVSRLLARTHQMQAEVHLPFLCASKPQLCKQPTTVKNQTSFFTPYGLL, from the coding sequence ATACCTCTGACCGCCATACGTATCGGCTACGCCCGTGTTTCCACCAAGGATCAAGACACCGCCGCTCAGATCGGTGCACTCACCTCAGCGGGATGCGAACTCATCTTCCAGGAGAAAGCTTCCAGCGGTCGATGGGAACGGCCCGAACTACACCAGCTGTTGGGTCAACTACACAAAGGTGATGTAGTGGTGGTCTGGAAACTAGATCGTCTGTCGCGCTCCTTGAAAGATGTGCTGACACTCATGGACAAAATCCAGCACGCCAGCACGGGATTTCAGAGTTTGACCGAAACGATCGATACCACCCCGCCGGCGGGGCGCATGATGATGCAAATGGTAGGGGCGTTTGCTGAATGTGAGCGCGCCATACTGCATGAGCGCACAAAACACGGACTGGATGCCGCAAGGAAAGACGGGCGTATTGGTGGACGTCGCCCCAAGCTCAAAGCTCCTCAAGCACTGGAAATCGTGCACTTGGTCCGCACTGGACAGAAAACGGCAGCGGATGCTGCCCGATTGTTCAATGTGCACCCAGCGACCGTATCACGGCTGCTTGCCCGGACCCACCAGATGCAGGCTGAAGTGCATCTACCGTTCCTCTGCGCCTCAAAACCCCAACTTTGTAAACAACCGACAACAGTAAAGAACCAAACTTCGTTCTTTACACCTTACGGTCTTCTCTAA
- a CDS encoding type II toxin-antitoxin system RelE/ParE family toxin, whose amino-acid sequence MTLPLHWRTSARDDLASLIRFIAYENPLTARRMKVLIEASVLLASAHPYMFRPGRVPGTREIVAHPN is encoded by the coding sequence ATGACGTTGCCGCTTCACTGGCGTACATCCGCACGCGATGACTTGGCCTCGTTGATACGTTTCATCGCTTACGAAAATCCGCTTACCGCGCGGCGCATGAAAGTACTCATTGAAGCGTCCGTGTTACTAGCCTCCGCACATCCCTACATGTTCCGACCTGGCCGTGTACCAGGGACACGAGAGATCGTGGCCCACCCGAACTAG
- a CDS encoding type II toxin-antitoxin system RelB family antitoxin: MKTTPLDPIISEFATEEQAASYDRWFRAKVQASLDDSRPSVPHDQVMAEMDAIIAEAEQHRKQT, translated from the coding sequence ATGAAAACCACGCCGCTCGACCCGATCATTTCCGAGTTCGCCACCGAAGAACAGGCGGCCAGCTACGACCGTTGGTTCCGCGCCAAGGTCCAGGCAAGCCTGGACGATTCGCGCCCAAGCGTTCCACACGATCAAGTGATGGCTGAGATGGATGCGATCATCGCTGAAGCCGAGCAGCATCGTAAGCAAACATGA
- a CDS encoding DUF4158 domain-containing protein, producing MARYFHLDDNDRQFIAAKRGDHNRLGFAVQLTKVRFLGRFLDDTTQIPASVLIVLARQLALDDPAQCIANYHDQRQRLRHIKEMRTRYGYVEMTERQVGYRLTRWLYMLCWTGTDRPSVLFERATSWLTHA from the coding sequence CTGGCCCGATATTTTCATCTGGACGATAACGACCGACAGTTTATCGCTGCCAAGCGTGGTGATCACAATCGACTGGGATTTGCTGTGCAGCTGACCAAGGTACGTTTCCTTGGCCGCTTCCTCGACGACACCACTCAGATTCCGGCCAGTGTGCTGATCGTACTGGCCAGGCAGCTCGCACTCGACGATCCGGCCCAGTGTATAGCGAACTATCATGATCAACGCCAACGACTACGGCACATCAAAGAAATGCGTACTCGCTACGGCTACGTCGAGATGACCGAGCGCCAAGTCGGATACCGTCTGACCCGTTGGCTTTATATGCTGTGCTGGACCGGCACTGACCGACCCAGCGTGCTGTTCGAGCGCGCAACTAGCTGGTTGACTCACGCATAA
- a CDS encoding helix-turn-helix domain-containing protein, giving the protein MSEIETFNSVWDALADTPEQAANLRARAELMRQIAAVIEANDWKQSQAATHCGVTQPHINDLLRGRISRFSLDALVNIATAIGRRVHVKLEAA; this is encoded by the coding sequence ATGAGCGAGATTGAAACGTTCAACAGCGTATGGGATGCATTGGCAGACACACCGGAACAAGCGGCGAACCTTCGTGCCAGGGCTGAACTCATGCGGCAAATCGCAGCTGTCATTGAGGCAAACGACTGGAAGCAATCGCAAGCTGCAACGCATTGCGGTGTTACCCAACCACACATCAACGACTTACTGCGCGGTCGCATCTCGCGGTTTTCATTGGATGCCTTGGTGAACATCGCCACAGCCATCGGACGGCGTGTTCACGTGAAATTGGAAGCTGCATAA
- the trbG gene encoding P-type conjugative transfer protein TrbG has product MKKTLISALILGLVPMAVIAAPGTDPLADQYFSKNEPKLTPQEKAVVAIGKKWQEGQDVQSFQGSDGSINWPYLSGKQYPIMCAVLQVCDIALQSGENVNRMNVGDPRYTVEPAVTGSGASQVLHLILKPLDVGLDTTLVLTTDRRTYHFRLRSSRTQLMPFVSFTYPEDAMAKWDAIKARETKVRQDNTIPQTGEYLGNLNFDDTLTGSARWKPVRGYNDGRKTIIEMPSKMQQSEAPALLVVRKDGGLFTDAETQMVNYRVQDNRYIVDTIFDKAILVSGVGSSQAKVTITREN; this is encoded by the coding sequence ATGAAAAAGACTCTTATTTCTGCTCTGATTCTCGGCTTGGTGCCGATGGCTGTAATCGCAGCCCCCGGCACTGACCCACTGGCTGATCAGTATTTTTCTAAAAATGAGCCGAAGTTGACACCGCAAGAAAAGGCGGTTGTTGCTATCGGTAAAAAATGGCAGGAAGGTCAGGACGTGCAATCGTTCCAAGGTTCTGATGGTTCGATTAACTGGCCGTACCTATCGGGTAAGCAATATCCGATCATGTGTGCTGTGCTGCAAGTCTGCGACATTGCTTTACAGTCTGGCGAAAACGTCAACCGCATGAACGTTGGTGATCCGCGCTATACAGTCGAGCCAGCTGTCACCGGCTCAGGTGCATCACAAGTACTGCATCTCATCTTGAAGCCGCTCGATGTGGGCCTCGATACGACGCTCGTACTAACCACGGATCGGCGCACGTATCATTTCCGACTGCGTTCGAGCCGCACGCAGCTCATGCCGTTTGTATCGTTCACGTACCCCGAGGACGCAATGGCAAAGTGGGACGCAATTAAAGCTCGCGAAACGAAGGTACGTCAGGACAATACCATTCCGCAGACCGGCGAATACCTGGGGAACCTCAACTTCGATGACACGCTGACTGGTTCGGCTCGTTGGAAGCCGGTTCGCGGTTACAACGATGGTCGCAAGACCATCATCGAAATGCCGTCCAAGATGCAACAAAGCGAAGCGCCGGCGCTGCTCGTTGTGCGTAAGGACGGAGGGCTGTTCACAGATGCGGAAACGCAGATGGTGAACTACCGTGTTCAAGACAACCGCTACATCGTAGACACGATCTTTGACAAGGCGATCCTCGTATCCGGCGTCGGTTCGAGCCAAGCCAAGGTGACGATCACGAGGGAGAACTAA
- the trbJ gene encoding P-type conjugative transfer protein TrbJ has protein sequence MKTFLKNVLTIKVAGLAVVLLAGISPPIQASMPVIDSSNLAQNIVSAVQQVAAVEKQIQQYQTQLQQYQNMLQNTVAPATYIWDQASQVMNKLMAAQDTLSYYKKQVGGIDSYLSRYQDVGYYRTLPCFTAAGCPSSQLQVIQDAQANNAEAVKRANDALLKSLDQQQQTLTSDAATLQKLQSQAMSAQGQMQALQAGHQLASVQINQLLQIRGMLAAQATAAATSASNDADKAALTAAAAEAFRSGSFTKSVVRKW, from the coding sequence ATGAAAACGTTCTTGAAAAACGTGTTAACTATCAAAGTCGCTGGTCTAGCGGTCGTTCTGCTCGCGGGTATCTCGCCGCCGATACAAGCCAGTATGCCGGTTATCGACAGTAGTAATCTGGCGCAAAATATCGTCAGCGCCGTGCAACAAGTTGCGGCTGTCGAGAAGCAAATTCAGCAGTACCAGACGCAGTTACAACAGTATCAAAACATGCTGCAAAACACCGTTGCACCGGCCACTTACATTTGGGATCAAGCGAGCCAGGTGATGAACAAGCTTATGGCGGCGCAAGACACCTTGAGCTACTACAAAAAACAGGTGGGCGGCATTGATTCGTATCTGTCGCGTTATCAGGACGTGGGTTATTACCGCACTTTGCCGTGCTTCACGGCTGCGGGTTGCCCGTCGTCGCAGTTGCAAGTCATACAGGACGCGCAGGCTAACAACGCGGAAGCCGTGAAACGCGCGAACGATGCCTTGCTAAAAAGCCTCGATCAGCAGCAACAGACGCTCACGAGCGATGCCGCGACGCTCCAAAAACTGCAATCCCAGGCAATGAGCGCGCAAGGGCAAATGCAGGCGTTACAGGCAGGTCATCAACTAGCCAGCGTCCAAATCAACCAGCTCTTGCAAATCAGGGGCATGTTGGCCGCACAGGCCACAGCAGCCGCCACGAGCGCATCCAATGATGCAGATAAAGCAGCACTGACAGCCGCTGCTGCTGAGGCATTCCGTTCGGGCAGCTTCACTAAAAGTGTGGTTCGAAAATGGTAA
- a CDS encoding EexN family lipoprotein — MKRVIAIGCVYLGCLLLASCGKPVHSVDYYMQHEDERNAMLEKCKTDPDLVTRDGNCRSAADAQLRSGNFTKSPIRKW; from the coding sequence ATGAAACGAGTTATAGCGATTGGCTGTGTATATTTAGGCTGCCTCCTGCTTGCCTCCTGCGGCAAGCCAGTGCATTCCGTCGATTACTACATGCAACACGAGGATGAGCGAAATGCCATGCTCGAAAAGTGCAAGACCGACCCAGACCTCGTAACGCGAGATGGGAACTGCCGCAGCGCCGCCGATGCGCAGCTGAGGTCGGGTAATTTCACTAAAAGCCCGATTCGAAAATGGTAA